In the genome of Cryptomeria japonica chromosome 8, Sugi_1.0, whole genome shotgun sequence, one region contains:
- the LOC131043058 gene encoding protein NRT1/ PTR FAMILY 2.13-like, with protein MEEKSSWRNIPILNHFNCFALPSTTKNAVESVDDEDNESYKRKTKGGNESCEKIAVVGLQSNMSIYLKTKYNMKLVTIVNMLNIWSGTTSFATLGGAFLADSYIGRYLTIVIASLSYFLGMGLWTLTALVPALRPPHCSDEQAKSKECKSPSKEQMFFLVVAFVFMSIGSAGIRPCAMAFGADQFQEKGKEAAQQKKSLHSFFNWYYLANAATVLVAGIAILYLQTNVSWGLGFGVPTLLMLISLIAFVLGTPIFHREVPQGSPFTGIAQIVVAFIKKRNLPLPSDPTLLYSDPRGPKTHPTPKFRFLNKAAIAREGDCKQADGSIARPWRLCSIQRIEELKVILTILPIYSCLIIDSITSGQQGITPLQRMGIGYIISSLSLLVAGLVELKRRNVAKGHGLMDDPSAIVPISVFWLVPQFVIQGLGICFHVVGYMNLFYNEFPTNLRSTAMALASCMYASGDYLSAVFVSVIHRTTGVHGKPDWLDDNVNLGRLDYLYWLLSAMGAVNVVYFLFCSSRYTYRENPVADADQTSGMSDGREMESKQIHV; from the exons ATGGAAGAGAAAAGTTCTTGGCGCAATATTCCCATTCTTAATCACTTTAATTGCTTTGCTCTCCCAAGCACAACGAAGAATGCTGTGGAgagtgttgatgatgaagataatgagtcctataaaaggaaaacaaaaggag GAAATGAGAGCTGCGAGAAAATAGCAGTTGTCGGGTTGCAGTCCAACATGTCCATCTATTTAAAAACAAAATACAACATGAAGTTAGTTACAATTGTAAATATGCTGAATATTTGGTCTGGTACAACAAGCTTTGCAACCCTGGGAGGAGCCTTTCTTGCAGATTCTTATATCGGCCGATATCTTACCATAGTCATTGCCTCCCTTTCATATTTCCTC GGAATGGGCCTTTGGACTCTCACGGCTCTAGTTCCGGCACTACGGCCACCACATTGTAGTGACGAACAGGCAAAGTCAAAAGAATGCAAAAGTCCTTCAAAAGAGCAGATGTTTTTTCTTGTGGTGGCGTTTGTATTCATGTCGATTGGCTCAGCGGGAATAAGACCATGTGCCATGGCGTTTGGAGCAGATCAGTTTCAAGAGAAAGGAAAAGAAGCAGCTCAACAAAAGAAAAGTTTACATAGTTTCTTTAATTGGTATTACCTTGCAAACGCCGCAACCGTGCTGGTGGCCGGCATTGCTATTCTTTACCTTCAGACCAATGTGAGTTGGGGTTTGGGCTTCGGTGTGCCTACTCTTCTCATGCTCATTTCATTAATTGCCTTCGTTCTTGGGACACCCATTTTCCACCGTGAGGTTCCACAGGGGAGTCCTTTCACTGGTATTGCACAGATTGTCGTGGCGTTCATCAAGAAAAGGAATTTGCCTCTGCCCTCTGATCCCACATTGTTATATTCCGACCCAAGGGGCCCAAAAACTCATCCTACACCTAAATTCAG GTTCCTGAACAAGGCCGCCATAGCGAGAGAAGGAGACTGCAAGCAAGCAGACGGTTCCATTGCCCGGCCATGGAGGCTCTGTTCAATCCAAAGAATAGAGGAATTGAAAGTGATCCTCACAATTCTACCCATATACTCCTGCTTAATCATCGACTCAATTACAAGCGGACAGCA GGGAATCACACCGCTTCAAAGAATGGGCATCGGCTACATTATTTCCTCCCTCTCCTTGTTGGTAGCCGGTTTAGTTGAATTGAAGAGAAGGAATGTGGCCAAAGGCCACGGTCTCATGGACGACCCATCTGCCATTGTTCCAATTTCAGTGTTTTGGCTTGTGCCTCAGTTTGTAATACAGGGACTGGGAATTTGCTTTCACGTTGTGGGCTATATGAATTTGTTCTATAATGAGTTTCCGACTAACTTACGTAGCACTGCCATGGCGCTGGCATCTTGCATGTATGCGTCGGGGGACTATTTAAGCGCTGTTTTTGTGTCGGTCATTCACAGAACTACGGGTGTTCATGGGAAGCCCGATTGGCTTGACGATAATGTTAATCTTGGTCGTCTTGATTATCTCTACTGGCTTTTGTCTGCCATGGGGGCTGTGAATGTGGTATATTTCTTGTTCTGTTCATCTCGGTATACTTATAGAGAAAATCCCGTTGCGGATGCCGACCAAACGTCTGGCATGTCTGATGGTCGAGAGATGGAGTCTAAGCAAATACATGTATAA
- the LOC131043059 gene encoding protein NRT1/ PTR FAMILY 3.1-like, translating to MESPSHSLCLDMRTTNRIGINEQWIKKGCMVLKGILLAGHEGCERLAIVGLLTNTMVYLRTKYNMDIVAIIKMFNIFSGTTSLATLGGAFLADSYIGRFLTILVASFSYLIGMTLWTVTALVPSLRPPHCSDAEAKLRECISASKVQMFFVVMALIFLSIGSAGIRPCALAFGADQFEKGGKKKTQQEKSLQSFFNWYWFANCTIILLGSTVIVYLQSNVSWGLGFGVCTLLMLISIIAFIVGMPIFYYEIPQGSPFTAIAQLIVASIKKRDLSLPSDPALLYYDQASPKIPVTPRFRFLEKAAIPTEGDMKADGSVARPWNVSSIHKVEDLKVLIAILPMFSCLIGNAITGGQQSTYAVFQALTMNRHMGSSKFKVPAASMSIFSLLASIMWIPLYDRVMVPLIRRVTKQVRGITSLQRMGIGYIISSLSLLVAGFVEVKRRNVAKSHGLTDDPLAVVPISVFWLVPQFFIVGLANCFHAVGYLDFFYNEFPSNLRSTALALASCMYALGDYLTAILITLVHKTTGGHGKPSWLDSNINLGRLDYFYWLLSAMEALNVVYFFFCASRYSYREIPVPDGTSEVPEMTSMEIEM from the exons ATGGAATCACCTAGTCACAGCCTCTGTTTGGATATGCGCACAACTAATAGAATTGGGATCAATGAGCAGTGGATCAAAAAAGGATGCATGG TTCTAAAAGGGATTTTACTTGCAGGACACGAGGGTTGTGAGAGGCTAGCAATTGTTGGGTTGCTAACAAATACAATGGTTTACTTAAGAACAAAATACAACATGGACATTGTTGCTATAATAAAAATGTTCAATATCTTTTCTGGTACAACAAGTCTTGCAACTCTAGGTGGAGCCTTTCTTGCAGATTCCTACATCGGTCGATTTTTAACAATACTCGTTGCTTCCTTTTCATATTTAATT GGAATGACTCTTTGGACTGTCACAGCTCTAGTCCCCTCACTGCGACCTCCTCACTGTAGTGACGCGGAGGCAAAGTTAAGAGAATGCATTAGTGCCTCAAAAGTACAGATGTTTTTTGTTGTGATGGCACTTATTTTCCTTTCCATTGGATCAGCCGGAATAAGACCCTGTGCCCTGGCATTCGGTGCAGACCAGTTTGAAAAAGGAGgaaaaaaaaaaacccaacaagAGAAAAGCCTTCAGAGTTTCTTTAATTGGTATTGGTTTGCAAACTGCACAATCATTCTGTTGGGCAGTACTGTTATTGTTTACCTTCAGAGCAACGTGAGTTGGGGCTTGGGCTTTGGTGTCTGTACTCTTCTCATGCTCATTTCAATAATTGCCTTCATTGTTGGGATGCCCATTTTCTACTATGAAATTCCACAGGGCAGTCCTTTCACAGCTATAGCACAGCTGATTGTGGCATCCATCAAGAAGAGGGACTTATCTCTGCCCTCTGATCCAGCACTGCTTTATTATGACCAGGCCAGCCCCAAGATCCCTGTTACACCCAGATTCAG GTTCCTGGAAAAGGCCGCCATACCCACAGAAGGAGACATGAAAGCGGACGGTTCCGTGGCTCGACCATGGAACGTCTCATCCATCCACAAAGTAGAAGATCTGAAAGTCCTCATTGCAATTCTACCCATGTTCTCTTGCTTAATCGGCAATGCAATTACAGGCGGGCAACAATCAACATATGCAGTTTTTCAAGCCCTCACAATGAACAGACACATGGGCTCCTCCAAATTCAAAGTGCCTGCAGCTTCCATGAGTATTTTCTCACTGTTAGCATCCATCATGTGGATCCCACTCTACGACAGAGTAATGGTGCCACTTATCAGGCGGGTAACAAAACAAGTGAGGGGAATAACTTCACTTCAGAGAATGGGAATTGGCTACATTATTTCCTCCCTCTCCTTGTTGGTAGCCGGTTTTGTTGAAGTGAAGAGAAGGAATGTGGCCAAAAGCCACGGGCTTACCGATGACCCATTGGCTGTAGTTCCAATTTCTGTGTTTTGGCTTGTTCCTCAGTTTTTTATAGTGGGGCTAGCCAATTGCTTTCATGCTGTGGGTTATTTGGATTTCTTCTATAATGAGTTTCCAAGCAATCTACGTAGCACAGCTTTGGCGCTGGCGTCTTGCATGTATGCATTGGGGGACTATTTGACCGCCATTCTTATTACACTGGTTCACAAAACTACGGGTGGTCATGGGAAGCCCAGTTGGCTTGACAGTAACATTAACCTTGGCCGACTGGATTATTTCTACTGGCTCTTGTCTGCCATGGAGGCTTTGAATGTGGTATATTTCTTTTTCTGCGCATCTCGGTATAGTTATAGAGAAATTCCTGTGCCTGATGGCACGTCTGAGGTTCCAGAGATGACTTCTATGGAAATTGAAATGTAA